From the Deinococcus seoulensis genome, the window CCTCAAGGAAGTCCTGGCACCGCTCATTGAAGCCCCCCTGTACACCAGTGAACAGGGACTGTGGCCTCACCAGAAGGCCTTCATCCACCAGGCGGTACTGGCCCACTCCGGTCCGTTTCGCCGGGCGCGGCTGCTGCTGGCCGATCAGGTTGGCCTGGGAAAAACCCTGCAACTCGCGGTCAGTGCCCAGATCATGGCCTTGCAGGGCGAGCAGCCGGCCCTGATCGCCGTGCCCAAAACCCTGCTGGGGCAGTGGCAGGCCGAAATGTGGGACCTGCTGCACGTCCCGAGTGCCCGCTGGGACAGTAGCGCCAGAAGCTGGACGGACGAACGGGGACGCGTCACGCGCGGCTTCCTCAACTGCCCGCGGCGCATCGCGCTGGTCTCCTCCAGCTGGCTCTCGTTCCTCGGAGACAGTCCACACGAGGTGTTTGACCAGACCTACGATCTCCTCATTCTCGATGAAGCCCACCGCGCCCGCACCTCTGGCAAGGGAAAGAAACGCCGCCCTAATAATCTCTACCGCGCCGCGCGCCGCCTCGCGGCCCGCAGCCGCAGTGTGCTGCTCGCCACGGCCACGCCCGTACAACTCGATCTGAGAGAAGCACACGACCTCCTTCAGATCCTCGGAGAAAGCGCTCCGGAAGTGCTGGGAGGCCCTTTCTCCCGCTGGAACACCCATACGGACGAGGGCCTCGAACTGGCTGTCGGCCGCCAGTCGCCGCCCAGCGGATTCATGGACCAGTGGGGCTGGTACCGTTCACCTGTCGCGCAGAGCCGCGACGCGCACGGCCGCCTGGATCCCGACCTGCTCGGCGTGCGCCGCAGCCTAGGTCTACGTGATGGGGAATTCGAGGCTGGCAGCGACGGATACACCCGTCTGGACACCATCGAGGAACGCCTCATCACCCGGAATTTCCCACAGTGGATCCGCGATCACAACCCCTACATCCAGCGGATCATCATGCGGACCCGTCAGGCACTCGAAGAGCAGGGGCAACTGGAACGCATCGATGTCGACCTTCAAGGCGACCGCCCCGGTGAGGCCGTCCCAGTCGAACGCGAGGTCGCCCGCGCCTACGAGATCGCTGAGGAGATCTGCGAGGTGCTGGGCACCCAGTACCACCTGACCGGCTTTGCTAAAACGGCCCTGCTCAGGCGTATCAGTTCCAGCCTTGAGGCCGGCTACATCAGCGTGAGCCGCCTTCTCGAAGGCGAGGCAGCCATTCCAGCAGGAGAAACCGAAGAGGACGAGGAGGACGTTACCGTGCAGGCGACCGGCGACATGCGCTGCCAACTGGAAGAACTGCAGTGGGTGCTTGGTCGGGCCCGCGCCCAGGACCCAAAGATCAAACTGGCCACCGAACTGCTCAGCGGTCACGCGGTCGCCACAC encodes:
- a CDS encoding helicase-related protein — translated: MTLRRFSARLGRIDEEFLTPRLTGAEQYDRLSGYFTSSVLRLLQEPFSTVGRIRMVCNSDLNPSDVAVAKIAEEQQRRRWHASQPELQLLRAPPGTRDRLRLLHTALLSGQIEIRVLPDEAFGFMHGKAGVITNGGTRTAFMGSVNDTANAWSRNYELLWEDPSPEGAAWVQAEFDALWEHPLAVPLARAVIDDLQRLAGRHDLTLQEWRDLLQRDLNGGGHDLKEVLAPLIEAPLYTSEQGLWPHQKAFIHQAVLAHSGPFRRARLLLADQVGLGKTLQLAVSAQIMALQGEQPALIAVPKTLLGQWQAEMWDLLHVPSARWDSSARSWTDERGRVTRGFLNCPRRIALVSSSWLSFLGDSPHEVFDQTYDLLILDEAHRARTSGKGKKRRPNNLYRAARRLAARSRSVLLATATPVQLDLREAHDLLQILGESAPEVLGGPFSRWNTHTDEGLELAVGRQSPPSGFMDQWGWYRSPVAQSRDAHGRLDPDLLGVRRSLGLRDGEFEAGSDGYTRLDTIEERLITRNFPQWIRDHNPYIQRIIMRTRQALEEQGQLERIDVDLQGDRPGEAVPVEREVARAYEIAEEICEVLGTQYHLTGFAKTALLRRISSSLEAGYISVSRLLEGEAAIPAGETEEDEEDVTVQATGDMRCQLEELQWVLGRARAQDPKIKLATELLSGHAVATHGQADWRQDGCILFSQYLDTARAVARRISEAFPDTPVGLYTNEEQSGSYLGGHFTACERHVLKEQVRDGQLTLLVGTDAASEGLNLQRLSNLINIDLPWNPTRLEQRKGRIQRIGQKHATIRIYNMRYQGSIEDRVHQRLSERFGDIAALFGLIPQVLEDRWVELAKAEEQRVKVLLDHVGEAEKTALMHPFERVHQQVPDLTHWETCTAVLKQTEAAAHLERRWNSN